From the Rhea pennata isolate bPtePen1 chromosome 1, bPtePen1.pri, whole genome shotgun sequence genome, the window TAATTAATCTTCAGTTGCTCAGCTGCAAAGTCAGCAAGCCCACCTGCTCCTTCCCCACCCTGAAGACGTTCCTCTCTCCCCAGACAGTTTCTAGCTGTAATGACTGCACTACACTACCACTGTCCTGAGAACAAGGTGGCTTGCTCGCAAAGCTACAGATCACATCCTGGTGTTGCAAAAATCATATTACACACATTTGCAGCAGAAGTCTAGCCTTTCCTTAGAGGAGTAATTAAACCAGTCATTAAGTGCTTCCAAGGAGTTTCATCGTCTTTATCCTTCCCTACAGTCAAGGTAGTTGCCTTTGATCCAGTAACATATCTGTGCATATTTGAGGGGTGTGATGCGAACAGCTACATTGAAGTCCTGTGGGGTGCCATTCATGTCCACCCACTGATGGCCTGAAAATATTCCAATAATTTTACGCTCCCATTTGTGATTCTGCCTCTTCCACATCCTCACATATACCCCAGATCCACTTGCACCTGGCTGGGCATCACACTGCTGGTACAACAGGTCATACGTTTCGTCTTTGACGTCACAGAAACGGTAAACCAGGTTTCCTGGTCGATCATTGTCATAGCCAGAGAAGTGAATCCTCCCTCCAGGTAAGTGCCTCGCTGGCGGGCTCACACCTATCTTCATAAACTTTCTTTTATGAGGCTTCTTGAGCTCCAGCAGGGCATAGTCATAATCCATGCCAATATCATTGGCATTTCCTTTGATCCATCCTTTGGGAACATGTGTTCTTTTCACTCTGATCCActggaatttcattttctcaggCATTGCTGAGCTGGTAATATTGGCCCCTTTGCTGCCATCTTTCAGTTTGGGCCTCAGGAACCCCACCCGCAGTTTCTGAGCTCCTTTTACATAACTCTTGCCATCGTGGATACAATGAGCAGCAGTAAGAACATGCTTTTCAGCCACTAGCGTCCCTGTGCAACCAGTAGATAGCTTCACTGACGTGGAGAATGGGTAATTCAACAAGAAGTCCTTCCCAAAGATGCTAAACCTGCTGTCATATCCATAGATCTGCCTCTTAGTTCGAGATTTGCCTTGAGATCCCTCACCACTGTTGCTCAGAATATATATGCCCACTTCAGTTTCAGTGAGGCTACCATTAGCATACAAGGTTTCATAGGACAGGTAGTTCTTTACTTCTTCATAAGTTGGCAGTGGGGAACTTTTGTGGCATGCTGGGCCACAAGGAGATACCACTTCCAATTTGGTCTCCGCATCAAATCGCGGTTTGTCCAAGTTAAGGGTAGACTGTGGTAAGATAACTGGAACCCTGTAAGATGGCCAAGTTGGCTTCCAGTGAGAACTGGAGGGCATCACATCTTTAGCAGCACACAGAAGGAGGATTAAAGTAGACAAGCCTGCCATTCTGAATGCCAGTCtgtagaaagcaaaagaaagtcCAGTTACTCatccaaatattttgcaagattACTCTAAAATATACGCAATAGTTTGCAAACCAAGCATAGTTCTTATTACTGCTTCTAAGTTTCATACTGAAATCAGAGACCGCAAAGTTTGGTGTCCATGGAAGGAGGAAACCTGTATAATGCatcataaatatataaaaatatgctgGCCCTTGGAGATACTTATGCTATAGGCCTGTTAGTAGATTACATCAAAGGGTTGGTTTATTGTTTTTAGAAGATTTTACTCTATGAACTTAAGTTGTATATTCAAGAGCTCCCATGTTATTTGGCACGTTGCGTTACAAAACCGGTCCTGCTCTGCAAATCCCATAATAAGGGTCAAGCAATTTAAACGGACCCAGATATTGTAAGTTCCTCAGGCTCCTCGATATTACACTACTGCcttaatctgtattttgaaacaagTGTCCCAGATGCAGACTTGAAACACAG encodes:
- the PRSS23 gene encoding serine protease 23 → MAGLSTLILLLCAAKDVMPSSSHWKPTWPSYRVPVILPQSTLNLDKPRFDAETKLEVVSPCGPACHKSSPLPTYEEVKNYLSYETLYANGSLTETEVGIYILSNSGEGSQGKSRTKRQIYGYDSRFSIFGKDFLLNYPFSTSVKLSTGCTGTLVAEKHVLTAAHCIHDGKSYVKGAQKLRVGFLRPKLKDGSKGANITSSAMPEKMKFQWIRVKRTHVPKGWIKGNANDIGMDYDYALLELKKPHKRKFMKIGVSPPARHLPGGRIHFSGYDNDRPGNLVYRFCDVKDETYDLLYQQCDAQPGASGSGVYVRMWKRQNHKWERKIIGIFSGHQWVDMNGTPQDFNVAVRITPLKYAQICYWIKGNYLDCREG